CGCCGCAGTAAACAAAGCATTTTTAGGTATGAAGCGATTATGTGGTGAAGCCGACATCATCGCTAACATGGTGGCCGATCTTCAAATGGTCGGGTTGGACGGCGTGAAACAGTTCAACAACGCCAGTGCTTTCATTAAGAGTGAAGAAGACTGCCCTGTAGACATCCAAATTACGAGCAAGAGCAGCATTGAAGTTGATTTACACAACTCTAGTTTAGCTTGTCATTTGCCTATTATTCTTGATTATGCACTAGAGCAAATGGTGAAGAGTAAAACGTTAACCATAGAACTAAAGCATTGCCACAACCGTTGGCTAAGCTACAGTGAATTGGTGAAACTGGCCAATAAAGGGATAACCTGTTCAGCCAGTTGGGACAATGGAACAAGCCCAAAAAAGACGCTTTATATCTTAAACCGAGGTTGTCTGACTCCTGAACTGTTTTTGTCGGAACAGTCCCCTGAATCTGACGACCACGTCCACAATATGAAAATAGTACTGTCTGTAAATGATGTTAACATTGAGACACTGTCTAATG
This portion of the Vibrio sp. VB16 genome encodes:
- a CDS encoding DUF3726 domain-containing protein: MIVSHNELVAAVNKAFLGMKRLCGEADIIANMVADLQMVGLDGVKQFNNASAFIKSEEDCPVDIQITSKSSIEVDLHNSSLACHLPIILDYALEQMVKSKTLTIELKHCHNRWLSYSELVKLANKGITCSASWDNGTSPKKTLYILNRGCLTPELFLSEQSPESDDHVHNMKIVLSVNDVNIETLSNGYDRHINSKELKQVQDKAWKDGIYIDDLEWDLLKKNAAVILVENSQRSIQGAGEIV